One Alkalicoccus halolimnae DNA segment encodes these proteins:
- a CDS encoding WecB/TagA/CpsF family glycosyltransferase: protein MKLVTSVKQSIETVTLLGVPFVKTTLSDMAVTLAKHAESKEKAFVVTANPEIVLHTQNDREYHQAIEKATYVTADGIGIVKGARFMGHRLPERVTGFDLFMRLLGTANELGQSAYFLGAREAVLNKTLDTIHKEFPGLVIAGSHHGFFDWTSQEIAEEIKTKKPDYVFVALGFPLQEKWIARNFPEFDQGIFIGIGGSFDVLAGEVKRAPYIWQKWNVEWLYRLVKQPARCRRMAALPWFIFKVMKEKIKR, encoded by the coding sequence ATGAAGTTGGTGACATCTGTGAAGCAATCCATAGAAACAGTAACGTTATTAGGAGTGCCATTTGTTAAGACTACCCTTTCCGACATGGCTGTAACGCTTGCCAAACATGCTGAGTCGAAGGAAAAAGCGTTTGTAGTTACGGCTAATCCTGAAATCGTCCTGCATACTCAAAATGATAGAGAATATCATCAAGCTATAGAAAAGGCTACCTATGTCACGGCAGATGGGATCGGCATCGTAAAAGGGGCGAGATTTATGGGGCATCGGCTGCCGGAACGTGTGACCGGGTTTGATCTTTTTATGCGGCTGCTCGGTACAGCTAATGAACTCGGTCAGTCGGCGTATTTTCTCGGGGCCCGGGAAGCCGTTCTGAATAAAACTCTCGATACTATCCATAAAGAATTTCCCGGTCTCGTCATTGCTGGAAGTCACCACGGCTTTTTCGACTGGACCAGTCAGGAAATCGCAGAGGAAATTAAAACGAAAAAGCCTGATTACGTTTTTGTTGCGCTTGGTTTTCCACTTCAGGAAAAATGGATTGCCCGGAACTTCCCTGAATTCGACCAGGGTATTTTTATTGGTATCGGTGGAAGCTTTGATGTGCTTGCCGGGGAAGTAAAAAGAGCACCATATATCTGGCAGAAGTGGAATGTAGAGTGGCTTTACCGTCTGGTTAAGCAGCCTGCCAGATGCAGAAGGATGGCTGCGCTGCCCTGGTTTATTTTTAAAGTTATGAAAGAGAAAATCAAAAGATGA
- a CDS encoding putative polysaccharide biosynthesis protein — protein MSQSFMKGALIITLASLISKLLGSLFRIPLQNIAGDEVFGIFSIVYPVYMAVLILSVAGIPLAVSKLISEARINGGENHIRDIHRTGSILACSFGISAFLVILLIAAPFASLLGGEFAEISLIVVSASLLIAPYMAVYRGYFQGFQEMGPTAFSQVLEQFVRVFFILLFAYILVQQGYSASVVAGGVMTGSIFGALASFIYLRRKFVTSPLRPEADRKYSFRDFKKWTKTILYLSLPICVGALAMALVNFIDSVTVPGQLGAGGAEDLDIAAQYGYYGRGLTLVQIVVVFAQALILPLIPLLSASLKEKDDEKTSLITEQALKFMHVAAWPAAIGLFVLTVPLNFVLFGDTQANEVLAVVHLSAAATSFAVLTTGILQGMNKQILSAGIVLGASLVKIVLNIILIRYFGLIGVAWSTFIVYILLSVWNLWVMKRTISFRLFGNREGRAVAAAVLMGVSLYIPLLWTAPETWGRSMALMFTVLLIAGGGILYGVFLLLLKAVSKEELKNIPVIGPKISRLYR, from the coding sequence ATGAGCCAGAGTTTTATGAAAGGTGCGCTTATAATTACTCTGGCTTCCCTGATATCCAAACTTTTAGGAAGCCTCTTTCGCATCCCGCTTCAGAATATTGCCGGGGATGAAGTTTTCGGCATATTTTCGATCGTTTACCCTGTTTATATGGCTGTTTTAATTTTATCTGTCGCCGGGATACCACTCGCTGTCTCAAAACTTATTTCAGAAGCCCGTATTAATGGCGGGGAAAACCATATCCGTGACATTCATAGGACGGGAAGTATTCTGGCCTGCAGTTTTGGAATAAGTGCTTTTCTGGTTATTCTTCTGATTGCCGCCCCGTTTGCTTCTCTGCTCGGCGGGGAATTCGCAGAAATTTCGCTGATAGTCGTTTCCGCTTCCCTTTTAATTGCTCCTTATATGGCTGTTTACCGCGGTTATTTTCAGGGATTTCAGGAAATGGGACCTACCGCTTTCTCCCAGGTGCTCGAGCAGTTCGTTCGGGTATTTTTTATTTTACTGTTCGCTTATATTCTTGTGCAACAGGGTTATTCGGCTTCTGTTGTAGCGGGGGGAGTAATGACGGGATCTATTTTTGGCGCCCTTGCATCTTTTATATATCTGCGCAGGAAATTTGTAACGAGCCCTCTCCGCCCTGAAGCAGACCGTAAATATTCTTTCAGAGATTTTAAAAAATGGACGAAAACAATTCTTTATCTCTCTCTGCCGATCTGTGTAGGAGCGCTTGCTATGGCACTCGTAAATTTTATTGACTCTGTAACGGTTCCTGGTCAGCTCGGCGCGGGGGGAGCAGAAGATCTGGATATTGCCGCGCAGTACGGTTATTATGGACGCGGACTCACGCTTGTACAAATCGTTGTTGTATTCGCCCAGGCATTAATTCTTCCGCTTATACCACTGCTGTCAGCTTCTCTGAAAGAAAAAGACGACGAAAAAACGTCGCTTATTACAGAGCAGGCGCTCAAATTTATGCACGTAGCGGCCTGGCCCGCAGCAATTGGCTTGTTCGTCCTTACCGTCCCTTTAAACTTTGTCCTTTTCGGGGATACGCAGGCTAATGAGGTGCTCGCCGTTGTTCATTTAAGTGCAGCAGCAACTTCCTTTGCGGTTTTGACGACAGGTATATTGCAGGGAATGAATAAGCAGATATTATCAGCAGGGATTGTTCTCGGGGCATCCTTAGTTAAAATTGTACTGAATATCATTCTGATCCGCTATTTCGGGCTGATTGGTGTGGCGTGGTCTACATTTATTGTATATATACTTTTATCAGTATGGAATTTATGGGTGATGAAGCGGACGATTTCCTTCCGCCTGTTTGGCAATCGTGAAGGAAGGGCCGTTGCAGCTGCAGTCCTTATGGGTGTGTCCCTTTACATACCGCTCCTTTGGACGGCTCCTGAAACATGGGGACGCAGCATGGCTCTTATGTTTACGGTGCTGCTGATTGCTGGAGGTGGAATACTTTATGGCGTTTTTCTTCTGTTACTGAAGGCTGTCTCAAAAGAAGAATTGAAAAACATCCCGGTTATCGGCCCTAAAATTTCCCGCCTTTACCGTTAG
- a CDS encoding DUF5693 family protein — protein sequence MRKKVLWGIVLLIMVLSIPYLGERIAVEEGADTYETVIPYEDINTFTKDAGLDRGTVYEKLTSGAGVQSVAFEPLSLNDLRDRDMIAVVSKSEMIQLYGASHDEIHEESGIFLKVLEENELTESIEESLNFSRDRQSLQVDATVINREEFLFLPFASTGTMREPVTFDMNAYEQAVSYGINIIIRLSDNFQAEHSDHLLYDQMREMSGDISHVLFAGTEIPGGGDPQITSLLAEKINELDISVVLIENADQVGLHPLLDQVVREPVRLQSLTLGKNYDPGNYQDVFRGERAVNERNVDILFINILDKEAGEFYSHPREAERMLERTSQILEAIHENIDDETGIAEPPLLSSLPLWMEVSVIFAAASFTGIVFTLVSPLMAVPAALLSFIIYLTIFLIQIDFLLKLVVLFLAVMAPVYAILRIKRPLTLTDAAGSYFTAAGITLTGAWFVVMLLYGSDFLLGLDSFRGVKVLAAAPLVITGLVFLGWSWLREPVKFWHLVVMVVLGAVILFYITRTGNTGIALPYELIFRQWLENMFIVRPRTTEFLIGLPLFTLGLYLWKEKVKYAWFLLLGGSLALSSLAGTFTHLHTPLLVSIIRSALSLSIGLLIGILLILTYECCKKWIYPFIRERRIG from the coding sequence GTGAGAAAAAAAGTTTTGTGGGGGATAGTGCTTCTCATCATGGTTCTTTCCATCCCGTATCTGGGAGAACGGATTGCGGTCGAAGAGGGAGCAGATACATATGAAACGGTGATTCCCTATGAAGATATTAATACATTCACTAAAGATGCCGGCCTTGACAGGGGAACTGTATATGAAAAACTTACTTCCGGAGCGGGAGTGCAGTCCGTAGCTTTTGAACCGCTGTCGTTAAACGATTTGCGCGACAGGGATATGATTGCTGTTGTATCAAAGAGTGAGATGATTCAGCTTTATGGAGCATCCCATGATGAAATCCACGAAGAGTCGGGCATTTTCCTTAAAGTACTCGAAGAAAATGAGCTTACAGAATCAATTGAAGAGTCACTGAATTTTTCGCGTGACAGGCAGAGCCTGCAGGTAGATGCCACAGTTATCAATAGAGAGGAATTTCTATTCCTGCCTTTTGCTTCAACAGGAACGATGCGCGAACCAGTTACTTTTGATATGAATGCTTATGAACAAGCTGTAAGCTACGGTATTAATATTATTATCCGTCTTTCGGATAATTTTCAGGCGGAGCATTCTGATCATTTGTTATACGATCAAATGAGAGAAATGAGCGGAGATATATCCCATGTTTTATTTGCTGGGACAGAAATTCCGGGGGGAGGAGATCCCCAAATCACGAGTCTTCTTGCTGAGAAAATAAATGAGCTGGATATCTCAGTAGTATTAATAGAAAACGCTGACCAGGTTGGACTGCATCCTCTGCTGGATCAGGTGGTCCGGGAACCTGTCCGCCTGCAGAGTCTTACTCTGGGAAAAAATTACGATCCGGGTAATTATCAGGACGTTTTCAGGGGAGAAAGAGCCGTAAATGAGCGGAACGTTGATATCCTGTTTATTAATATATTGGACAAAGAAGCTGGAGAATTTTATAGTCATCCACGGGAAGCAGAAAGGATGCTTGAAAGAACAAGTCAGATTTTAGAGGCTATTCACGAAAACATTGATGATGAAACAGGAATTGCAGAACCCCCGCTTCTATCCAGCCTGCCGTTATGGATGGAGGTGTCTGTGATCTTTGCTGCTGCTTCATTTACAGGGATCGTCTTCACTCTTGTCAGCCCTTTGATGGCAGTTCCGGCTGCTCTTTTAAGCTTTATAATTTATTTAACAATCTTTTTGATACAAATTGATTTTTTATTGAAGCTTGTTGTTCTGTTTTTAGCGGTGATGGCACCTGTCTACGCAATACTGCGGATTAAACGGCCCCTGACACTGACAGATGCTGCAGGCTCCTACTTTACAGCAGCAGGAATTACGCTGACAGGAGCATGGTTTGTGGTAATGCTGTTATACGGATCAGACTTCCTGCTCGGTCTTGACAGCTTCCGGGGAGTGAAAGTGTTAGCAGCAGCTCCGCTTGTCATTACAGGGCTGGTATTCCTGGGGTGGTCCTGGCTTCGTGAACCGGTGAAATTCTGGCATCTTGTGGTGATGGTTGTTCTCGGAGCAGTTATTTTATTTTATATTACCAGAACAGGCAATACCGGAATCGCACTTCCCTATGAACTTATTTTCAGGCAGTGGCTGGAGAATATGTTTATTGTCAGGCCGCGTACGACTGAGTTTCTCATCGGCCTGCCGCTGTTTACTCTTGGCCTTTATTTGTGGAAAGAAAAAGTTAAGTATGCATGGTTTTTACTGCTTGGCGGGTCGCTTGCTTTGAGTTCTCTTGCAGGTACGTTTACTCATCTTCATACTCCATTGCTTGTATCCATCATCAGGTCTGCTTTAAGCTTAAGTATCGGATTATTAATTGGAATCCTGCTCATATTAACATATGAGTGTTGCAAAAAATGGATTTATCCTTTTATAAGGGAAAGGAGAATTGGATGA
- a CDS encoding accessory Sec system S-layer assembly protein codes for MQSFFNEKELKNLKIDGQDSVISSKKASDIEPEELSTVQPELSLPEAWNISEKETKAFETLNDLCEPLLPGQISLYGVRVTQNEDGDYVFLAFIRQSVEKKMKMKEATISIFDENKEVLGRKTFDLTEFGELPVNTSRPWEFLFSEKDLFTNSIPGSGWKLAFQLNPVSRDHTLEFTKSWKKRLPSEQQRKLKKAVEKMGPPRPGQINFVGLNAAMVESREELHISLLIRNGGAKHINLEKMPLVVEDAAGDIVAKGVFTLDPKLQVKANTSTPWNFVFPKSMIHKSSPDLSKWKAYPPRKQKKKEE; via the coding sequence ATGCAGTCATTTTTTAATGAAAAAGAATTGAAAAATCTTAAGATTGACGGGCAGGATTCTGTCATCTCTTCAAAAAAAGCATCAGACATAGAACCGGAGGAGCTTTCTACTGTTCAACCCGAGCTTTCACTTCCGGAAGCATGGAATATTTCTGAAAAAGAAACCAAGGCTTTCGAGACTCTAAACGATTTATGTGAGCCGCTTCTCCCCGGTCAAATTTCTCTTTATGGGGTGCGTGTGACACAGAACGAAGATGGAGATTATGTTTTCCTTGCTTTCATCCGCCAGTCCGTAGAGAAAAAGATGAAAATGAAAGAAGCCACTATTTCTATTTTTGACGAAAATAAAGAAGTGCTCGGCAGAAAAACATTTGATCTGACTGAATTCGGTGAACTTCCAGTCAATACCAGCCGCCCTTGGGAATTCCTATTCAGCGAAAAAGATTTATTTACAAATTCGATCCCCGGAAGCGGGTGGAAGCTGGCCTTTCAGCTTAACCCTGTTTCACGCGACCACACGCTTGAATTCACTAAATCATGGAAAAAGCGCCTTCCATCCGAGCAGCAGCGTAAGCTTAAAAAAGCTGTTGAGAAAATGGGTCCTCCTCGTCCGGGGCAGATTAACTTTGTCGGACTGAATGCAGCGATGGTTGAATCCCGCGAAGAACTTCATATTTCACTGCTTATCCGTAATGGGGGAGCCAAGCATATCAACCTTGAAAAGATGCCGCTCGTGGTCGAGGATGCTGCTGGAGATATCGTAGCTAAAGGAGTATTCACGCTCGATCCGAAGCTTCAAGTAAAAGCAAACACAAGCACGCCTTGGAATTTCGTCTTTCCAAAATCAATGATTCATAAAAGCAGTCCCGATTTGTCGAAATGGAAAGCGTATCCGCCGCGTAAACAAAAGAAAAAAGAAGAGTGA